From one Nilaparvata lugens isolate BPH chromosome 2, ASM1435652v1, whole genome shotgun sequence genomic stretch:
- the LOC111050299 gene encoding low-density lipoprotein receptor-related protein 12 isoform X2, producing MKSYNLLFELIFYFFHLGLFAEESLSIKCTEDYVFEFKGVITSPNYPAPLNKSYCHMWKIPVPPGTHLQIHLFDLDISEDLTCKKGEQCCGRNRLTLSPNTNNSMHFCGRKGQFPHSISISQSPAKIRYIYTNPVPSDRGFSLNYMTVILRDFKKNCDDDRFECNNGTCIPGEMKCDFNIDCLDGEDEQICPTYGKCPKGEIACRSSPKYCYKPEHRCDGVSNVFSGTMKSDVCLTAASA from the exons ATGAAGAGCTACAACCTTTTATTCGAactgattttctatttttttcatctGGGAC TATTTGCTGAGGAGTCACTGAGCATAAAGTGTACAGAGGACTACGTGTTTGAGTTCAAAGGAGTGATTACCAGTCCAAATTATCCAGCTCCATTAAATAAATCCTATTGTCATATGTGGAAAATACCTGTGCCCCCTGGAACTCACTTGCAAATACA CCTGTTTGACTTGGACATCAGCGAGGACTTGACCTGCAAAAAAGGCGAGCAGTGTTGTGGCAGAAATCGGCTGACTTTGTCTCCCAACACGAACAACAGCATGCATTTCTGCGGTCGGAAAGGTCAGTTTCCGCACTCAATCTCCATCTCTCAGAGTCCGGCCAAAATCAGGTACATCTACACCAACCCTGTACCCAGTGATCGTGGCTTTTCGCTCAACTATATGACTGTTATTCTCAGAG ATTTTAAGAAAAACTGTGACGATGACAGATTTGAATGCAATAACGGCACTTGTATTCCCGGGGAGATGAAATGCGATTTCAATATCGATTGTCTCGACGGAGAAGATGAGCAAATCTGTCCAACTTACG GTAAGTGTCCTAAGGGTGAAATAGCATGCCGGTCGTCGCCCAAATATTGCTACAAGCCTGAACATCGTTGCGATGGAGTTTCCAATGTATTTTCGGGGACGATGAAGTCGGATGTG TGCCTTACTGCAGCGAGCGCCTGA
- the LOC111046386 gene encoding replication termination factor 2: protein MGCDGGTIPKRDELVRTKKKPEQKDKDAELSYRWRHCSINQQPLQKPIVACQLGRLYSKTSVLEGLLDRTTLPETATHIKSLKDVKDLQLTPNPAFSEGAEKGDGYVDRQCSPFICPVIGLEMNGKFKFCFLWTCGCVMSERAIKSVKDKIQMCHKCQKQYEDEDIVILNAANEDLDVMTERMMLRQQKMKAEKKAKKAKVKSESGEGGSDTQALQNGGSEAKKNGVNGAYLAFSYAFNGTGKRPMTTCSQIPNPEMKKTKTDYSVAEDPNASSVFKSLFTSHKNAKQQTRAHWVTYNPFYN from the exons ATGGGTTGTGATGGTGGAACTATCCCCAAACGGGATGAACTTGTTAGGACCAAGAAAAAGCCAGAACAG AAAGATAAAGACGCTGAATTGTCGTACCGTTGGCGACACTGTAGCATCAACCAGCAGCCATTGCAGAAACCGATTGTCGCCTGTCAGTTGGGGCGTCTCTACAGCAAGACATCGGTCCTCGAGGGGTTGCTGGATAGAACCACCCTACCTGAAACTGCCACTCACATCAAGTCGTTGAAg GACGTAAAAGACTTGCAGCTTACTCCAAATCCAGCTTTCAGTGAGGGAGCAGAAAAGGGAGATGGATATGTTGATAGGCAGTGTTCTCCTTTCATTTGCCCCGTTATAGGACTTGAAATGAACGGCAAATTCAAGTTTTGCTTCCTGTGGACTTGTGGATGTGTGATGTCAGAACGTGCCATCAAATCGGTCAAGGATAAGATACAGATGTGTCATAAG TGTCAAAAACAGTACGAGGACGAAGACATTGTTATTTTGAATGCGGCCAACGAAGACCTGGATGTGATGACTGAGAGAATGATGCTTAGACAGCAGAAAATGAAGGCCGAGAAGAAGGCGAAGAAGGCCAAGGTGAAGAGCGAGTCTGGTGAAGGTGGCTCAGACACCCAGGCCTTGCAGAACGGTGGCAGTGAAGCTAAGAAGAATGGAGTGAATGGCGCAtaccttgctttctcttatgcctt TAATG GTACTGGTAAACGACCAATGACAACCTGTTCGCAAATTCCGAATCCAGAAATGAAAAAGACAAAGACAGATTACAGTGTGGCGGAAGACCCTAACGCCAGCTCTGTTTTCAAGTCTCTCTTCACGTCTCATAAAAATGCCAAACAGCAGACCAGAGCACATTGGGTCACATACAATCCTTTCTACAATTGA